Part of the Streptomyces sp. NBC_00457 genome, CGCGTCGATGCCGAACTCGCGCATCTCGTCCTCGGCCCCCTCACAGGCCTCGCGCAGTCGGTCGCGCTGGAGGCGGGAGGAGCCGAGGATGGTGCCACCGCGGGCGAGGATGCCGCTGACCGCGTCCAGGTCGAGGTTGCGGAAGCGGCCGTCGAGCAGTCCCGCGTAACCGTCCTCGAAACCGATCACCTCGTCGCCGTAGTGCGCGACCGCTCGGTGCACGACCGACCGGATCACGGCGTTCAGGCCGGGGCAGTCGCCGCCTGCGGTGAGAACTCCGATACGCATCGTGCTGTGTCTCCTGCTCGCTGTTGACACCGGTGAGCCAGTCCGATTGTTTCACGTCGCCCAGGGGGACCCGACTTCCCCAAAGCCGGCGGGCGCCTTATCCACCGACAAGGGTATTGTCAAGAGGGTTCTGCTCACCCCGGTGGGCGATTTTTGTGAGCCATAAAACAGGCCAAAACACACCCCAGCAGACGAAACGGAGAGCACGCGTGACGCGCAGCGTGTACGTGACCGGTATCGACCGCGGCGACGGCCGCCAGGTCGTCGAGCTGGGGGTCATGGAACTGCTGACCCGGCAGGTCGACCGGGTGGGCGTCTTCCGCCCCCTCGTCCACGACGGACCGGACCGGCTGTTCGAGCTGCTGCGCGCCCGGTACCGGCTCTCGCAGGACCCGGCGACGGTCTACGGCATGGACTACCACGAGGCGTCCGCGCTCCAGGCCGAGCAGGGAGCCGACGAGCTGGTCTCCACCCTCGTCGACCGCTTCCATCTCGTCGCCCGGGACTACGACGTCGTCCTCGTCCTCGGCACCGACTACGCCGACACCCAGTTCCCGGACGAGCTGTCCCTCAACGCCCGGTTGGCGAACGAGTTCGGCGCGTCCGTGATCCCGGTGGTCGGCGGCCGGGGGCAGAGCGCCGAGTCCGTGCTCGCCGAGACCCGCAACGCCTACCGCGCCTACGACGGCCTCGGCTGCGACGTCCTCGCCATGGTCACCAACCGGGTCGCCCGCGAGGACCGTGACGGCATCGCCGAACGGCTCACCGACCGGCTGCCGGTGCCCTGCTACGTCGTGCCGGACGAGCCCGCCCTCTCCGCGCCGACCGTCGCCCAGATCAGTCACGCCCTCGGTGCCAAGGTGGTGCTCGGCGACGACTCCGGGCTCGCCCGTGACGCGCTCGACTTCGTCTTCGGCGGCGCGATGCTGCCCAACTTCCTGAGCGCCCTGACCCCGGGCTGCCTGGTCGTCACGCCGGGCGACCGCGCCGACCTGGTCGTCGGCTCGCTCGCCGCGCACAGCGCCGGCACCCCGCCCATAGCCGGCGTACTCCTGACGCTCAACGAAGTGCCCAGCGACGAGATCCTCACCCTCGCCGCCCGCCTCGCCCCCGGAACCCCGGTCCTCTCGGTCTCCGGCAACAGTTTCCCGACCGCCGCCGAACTCTTCGGTTTGGAAGGGAAGTTGAACGCGGCCACCCCGCGCAAGGCGGAGACCGCGCTCGGCCTGTTCGAGCGGTACGCCGACACCGGCGACCTGCTGAAGCGGGTCAGCGCCCCCAGCAGCGACCGCGTCACCCCCATGATGTTCGAGCACAAGCTCCTCGAACAGGCCCGCTCCGACATGCGCCGCGTCGTCCTCCCGGAGGGCACCGAGCCCCGCGTCCTGCACGCCGCCGAGGTGCTGCTGCGCCGCGGCGTCTGCGACCTCACCCTCCTCGGCCCGGTCGACCAGATCCGCAAGAAGGCCGCCGACCTCGGCATCGACCTCGGCGACTCCCAGCTGATCGACCCGGCCACCAGCGAACTGCGCGACGGCTTCGCCGAGCAGTACGCGGCCCTGCGCGCCCACAAGGGCGTGACGGTGGAGCTGGCGTACGACGTGGTCTCCGACGTGAACTACTTCGGCACGCTGATGGTGCAGGAGGGCCTGGCCGACGGCATGGTGTCCGGCTCGGTCCACTCCACGGCGGCCACGATCCGCCCCGGCTTCGAGATCATCAAGACCAAGCCGGACGCGTCGATCGTCTCCTCCGTCTTCTTCATGTGCCTCGCCGACAAGGTCCTCGTCTACGGCGACTGCGCAGTCAACCCCGACCCGAACGCCGAGCAGCTCGCCGACATCGCCATCCAGTCCGCCGCGACCGCCCAGCAGTTCGGCGTGGAGCCGCGGATCGCGATGCTGTCGTACTCGACCGGTACGTCCGGCTCGGGCGCCGACGTCGACAAGGTGCGCGAGGCGACCGAGCTGGTACGGGAGAGGCGTCCCGACCTGAAGATCGAGGGGCCGATCCAGTACGACGCCGCCGTGGAGCCGACCGTCGCCCGCACCAAGCTGCCGGAGTCCGAAGTCGCCGGTCAGGCCAGCGTGTTGATCTTCCCCGACCTGAACACCGGCAACAACACCTACAAGGCCGTGCAGCGTTCGGCCGGCACGATCGCCGTCGGCCCGGTCCTCCAGGGTCTGCGCAAGCCGGTCAACGACCTCTCCCGCGGTGCCCTCGTCCAGGACATCGTCAACACCGTCGCCATCACGGCGATCCAGGCCCAGACCCCCAGCGAGAAGGCAACCGCACAGTGAGCTCGACGCGTGTCCTCGTCCTCAACTCCGGCTCCTCGTCGGTGAAGTACCAGCTGCTCGACATGCGCGACGGCAGCCGGCTGGCGGTGGGCCTGGTCGAGCGGATCGGTGAGGAGACGTCGCGGCTCAAGCACACCCCCCTCGCGACCGGCGAGTCCCGTGAGTGGACCGGCCCGATGGCCGACCACGAGGCCGCGCTGAAGGCCGTATCGGAAGAACTGGCGAAGGACGGGCTCGGCCTCGACTCGCCGGAGCTGGCCGCGATCGGCCACCGGGTGGTGCACGGCGGGAAGCTCTTCACCGAGCCGACCGTGATCGACGACGCCGTCCTCGCCGAGATCGAGCGGCTGATCCCGGTCGCCCCGCTGCACAACCCCGCCAACCTCACCGGCATCCGCACCGCCCAGGCGCTGCGCCCCGACCTGCCCCAGGTCGCCGTCTTCGACACCGCGTTCCACACGACGATGCCGGAGTCGGCGGCGCGCTACGCGATCGACGTGAAGACCGCCGACGAGCACCGGATCCGCCGGTACGGCTTCCACGGGACGTCGCACGCGTACGTCTCCCGGGCGACCGCGAAGCTGCTGGGCAAGGACCCTTCCGAGGTCAATGTGATCGTCCTGCACCTCGGAAACGGGGCGTCCGCCTCGGCGGTCGAGGGCGGTCGATGTGTCGACACCTCCATGGGGCTGACGCCTTTGGAGGGGCTGGTGATGGGTACGCGGTCCGGGGACATGGATCCTGCCGTCATCTTCCATTTGATGCGTGTTGGCGGAATGTCCACGGACGAGATCGACACTCTTCTCAACAAGAAGAGTGGGCTGATCGGTCTGTGCGGGGACAACGACATGCGGGAGATCCGCCGCCGGATCGACGAAGGTGACGAACAGGCGAAGCTGGCCTTCGACATCTACATTCACCGGCTGAAGAAGTACATCGGCGCCTATTACGCCGTACTCGGACGGGTGGACGCGGTCGCCTTCACAGCGGGAGTCGGGGAAAACGCGAGCCCGGTGCGGGAAGCTGCCGTGGCGGGCCTGGAGGCGCTGGGACTGGCCGTCGACAGCGAGCTGAACGCCGTACGGAGTGACGAGCCGCGGCTGATCTCGCCGGAGTCCGCGCGGGTCGCCGTAGCCGTGGTGCCGACCGATGAGGAACTGGAGATTGCGACACAGACGTACGCGCTCGTAAACGATTCTCGGAATCTCACCTGAGCGGCATCCCGCCCCTTTGCACTTTCCGCCAGACGGAATATTCCGCAGCGAAACAAACCGATAGGATCGCCCCCATGCGCCGTTCGAAAATCGTCTGTACTCTCGGCCCCGCGGTCGACTCCCATGAACAACTCGTCGCGCTGATCGAAGCCGGCATGAATGTGGCCCGCTTCAACTTCAGCCACGGCACCCACGCCGAGCACCAGGGCCGGTACGACCGTGTCCGCGCCGCGTCCAAGGAGACCGGCCGCGCGATCGGCGTCCTCGCCGACCTGCAGGGCCCCAAGATCCGGCTGGAGACCTTCGCCGAGGGCCCGGTGGAGCTGGAGCGCGGTGACGAGTTCGTCATCACCACCGAGGACGTCCCGGGCGACAAGCAGATCTGCGGGACGACCTACAAGGGCCTGCCCGGTGACGTCTCCCGCGGCGACCAGATCCTGATCAACGACGGCAACGTCGAGCTGAAGGTGCTGGACATCGAGGGCCCGCGGGTCAAGAGCATCGTCATCGAGGGCGGTGTCGTCTCCGACCACAAGGGCATCAACCTGCCCGGCGCGGCCGTCAACGTCCCGGCGCTGTCCGACAAGGACGTCGATGACCTCCGCTTCGCCCTCCGCATGGGCTGCGACATGGTCGCCCTGTCCTTCGTGCGGGACGCCAAGGACGTCGAGGACGTCCACAAGGTGATGGACGAGGAGGGCCGCCGGGTCCCCGTCATCGCCAAGGTGGAGAAGCCGCAGGCGGTGGAGAACATGGAGGGCGTCGTGATGGCGTTCGACGCCGTCATGGTGGCCCGCGGTGACCTGGCCGTCGAGTACCCGCTCGAGAAGGTCCCGATGGTGCAGAAGCGCCTGATCGAGCTGTGCCGGCGCAACGCCAAGCCGGTGATCGTGGCGACCCAGATGATGGAGTCGATGATCACCAACTCCCGCCCGACCCGCGCCGAGGCCTCCGACGTGGCCAACGCGATCCTGGACGGCGCGGACGCGGTGATGCTGTCCGCCGAGTCCTCGGTCGGCGCCTACCCGATCGAGACGGTCAAGACGATGTCGAAGATCGTCGTCGCGGCCGAGCAGGAGCTGATGTCGAAGGGCCTCCAGCCGCTCGTCCCCGGCAAGAAGCCGCGCACGCAGGGCGGTTCGGTCGCCCGCGCCGCCTGCGAGATCGCCGACTTCCTCGGCGGCAGGGGCCTGATCGCCTTCACCCAGTCCGGCGACACGGCCCGCCGCCTGTGCCGCTACCGGGCCTCCCAGCCGATCCTCGCCTTCACCACGGACGAGTCCACCCGCAACCAGCTCACCCTCAGCTGGGGCGTCGAGTCCCACGTCGTCCCCTTCGTCAACAGCACCGACGAGATGGTCGACCTGGTCGACGGCGAGGTCCTGAAGCTGGGCCGCTTCAACGCCGGCGACACTCTGATCATCACCGCGGGGTCGCCTCCTGGGGTGCCGGGGACGACGAACATGGTGCGGGTGCATCACTTGGGCGGGGCGGCTAAGTAACGCGGGTGCCCTGCAAGGGGCTTGAGAGGGCGCCTCTTGGGTCAGGGGCGCCCTCGTGGTGTCACGGCCTCGGCCACCGCCTGGAGGACGGCAGACGCCAGGGCGTAGAAGTTCTCCCGATAGAAGCCCAGGCGGATGTTGAACGGCTCCTCCGAGAAGAGGCCACCGCGCTCGAGGAACATGGTGGGCGCGGCGGTCAACGCGCTGTGCACCATGTGGAGTTCCTCGATGGTGAGGCGGAAGTCGCGTGACTCCGTGTGCCGTCCGGCCAGGCGTTCCACAAGGGCCTCGACCGGCTCCCGACCCGCGCCGACCAACCGGGTCAGCTCCGTGTCACCGTAGTACCCCCCGCTGCTCAGCTTCAGCTGTGTTCTCAAGTGTCTCTCCCTTGTAAGCGGTCAACACGACTGTGCCCCTGCCGGGTCGAAACCCGGCAGGGGCACAGCCTTTTGCGGCTCCCGGAGAGGACTCAAGAGGGTGGCGCTTCGGCCGGTCCCGGCGTTCAGTCCTGCCAGCTGTGCAGGCCGGGGACGGTCAGGTCGCCGCCGAACTGGCCGGCCTGCACGACCTTCACGTTGGTGAAGATGATGAGCGGGATGTTCAGCGGCGGCGGATGCTCCGGGTCGAAGGTGAGCGGGATCAGACCGAGCAGGTTGCCGGAGATGCTCTCGGTGTACATCACCGTCTTGCCGCCGGTGATCGTGGACGTCGAGCCCTTGGCCGCCTGCACGTGGTAGGTCTTGCCGGACTGCTTGTCCTTGACCGTCTGGTGCAGGTCGCCGATGTCGGTGCCGTCTGAGATGACGTACTTCAGCACCTTCTTCTTGGTGCCGTTGGCGGTCCTCACCTCGACGATGCCCTGGTAGTCCGCACCCCTCAGGGTCAACGAACTGGCGTCCAGGTACCAGGGGTCGTCGGGCAGCGGCACCGTGTTGTCGACGCCGCCCTCCTCGTCCGTGGCGACCGGACAGCCGTCGGCGTCCGGGGTGGCGCTCGCGGACGGGCTCGGGGTGGCCGACTCGGTGGCCTGCCCGGCCGCTTCGGCCGCCTCCTTGACCGCCTCCTGCTTCTCCTCGGCCGCCTTCGACGCCGTGTCGGTCGTGTCCTTCACGGTGTCCTCGACCGTGTCGGTGACCTTCTCGGTGGTCTCCTTGACGGCGTCGGACGACGAGGACTTGGCGCTCTCGGAGGCGGACGCCGACGGGGTGGCGGACGGTGACGGGCTCGCGCTCGCCGACGCGTCCTGACCGCCGGTGAAGATGTCGGAGATCGCGTCGCCGATGTCCTCCAGCAGGCCGCCGCCGCTCTCCGACGGCGAGGGGCTCGGCGTGGCGGCGTCGCCGCCCGACTCCGAGTCGCCCGAGCCGCTCGCGGAGGCCGACGGCGTCGGCGTGGGCTCGTCGTCGGAACCTGAATCCGACGAAGAGTCCTTGCCGCCCGAGGAGTTGCCCTGCGAGGAGTTGCCCTCCGTGGAGTCCGAGGTCCCGGTGTCCCCGGTCGAGGACTCCGACGGCGACGGCTCCGCCTCCTCGGACTCGCTCGCCGAGGCGGACGGCGACGGGCTAGCGCTCGCCGACGCCTCGTCCTCGAGGGCCGCGACACATTCCTTGTACTCGTCCGCCGTGAGGCTCTTGGACGTCGGCTGGTCCTCGGCGAGTGCCAGCTTCGGTGTGAACCCCATCCCCATGAGGACCGCCGTAGGCATCGCCGCCAGGGCTATCGCCTTCCCGGCCGGCATCTGGAACCTGGTGAACAGCGGCTTCTTGGGTGCCGCATGGCGCGGCCCGGTTCTCACACGGGACTTGTCCACCTCAGTCCCGTGGGTCACCTCGTCAGCCGGCACTGTGCCTCCCGTTCGCCCCGTTCGCCGGGCTCGTTCCTGACAGGTCGATCGGCTCACCCAGCGGATCGGCGCTCGGACCGGTCAGGCCCTCGGGCGCGTCGCCCTCGCCCTTCCCGGTCTCCTCCGCCTCCGGCGCCGGCGGCTCACCCGGCACCCAGGCCACTGCCATCGCGCCGCCGACCATCGCCAGCAGGAAGCCGATGAGGAAGCCACCAATGTTGGACACCGGGATGGAGACCAGGGCCAGCAGGATCGCCGCTACGCCCGCGAAGGTGCGTACGTGCTTCTGAAACCAGAGGCTGATGCCGAGCACGACGAGCAGCACGCCGATGATCAGGGACCCGGCGCCCGCGGTGGTCGCCATCGCCAGCGTCAGATGCCCGATCTTCAGATTGGCGTACGGGAAGTAAGCGATAGGGATTCCGCCGAGGAGGACGAACAGCCCGGCCCAGAACGGCCGGGTGCCCCGCCAGGCGCGGAACTGCAGCCTCCGGCGGCTGAACTGGCCGGTGGCGGCAGGAGTCTCGGCGCTCATGGAAAACAGCTCCCTGGTGCGGCTTTGCTGTGGTGGTGAGTTGTACTGGGTGTGAAGATTCCGCTTCTACGGTGACGGGCGGGGGCGCCATCGGCTCCCCCGCCCGTCATGGAGTGCTTAGTAGCACTCCTTGACACCCGTCGACAGCGACATCTTCAGGCCGCTGAGCTTGAAGGTTCCGGCAGTGGTCGCCCACGCCGTCTGCTTCACGTCGGTCAGCGTGGCCTCGTCGGCCTGCTGCGCGAACCCGAACGGGTTCGATGTCTCGTTCTCCTTCATGCCAGGACCCTTTTTGGCGTCCTTGGCGGCAACGCCGATGTCGATGTTCTTGAAGACGGCGTTCGCCTCAAGCTCCTCGACGTCGATGTACAGGTTCTCGGCCTTGACCGGCGTACCGCCGCCGCCCGCCTTCAGCGTCAGGCTGACGGAACCGAGCAGCGGGATGTTCGGCGTGACCACGGACTGGCACATGTTCGTGATCGAGGCCGTCTTGAAGGCCGAGACCGCGACAGGGTGAGCCGTGTTCTTGCCGTCGAGGGTGGTCCCCGCGTCAATGGCCCCGTACTGGGAGAAGCCTTTGCCGACGAGCTTGTCGGCCGTGACCTTGAACGACTGCCCCGACACGCTGAACGACGCGGCGAGGGCGCCCTGCGCGAGAGCGATACCTATACACGCCGTGGCGGCGACGCTGGGCACCATCACCACAGCGAACCGCTTCCATCTGGTCCCGCCACGCACCTGGGACTCCATATTTCCTCCTTCTCGGACGTACATCTCCTGGCCCTGGCTGCGCCTGTCGAGTCGACGGCCCAGCCGGGCAGGGATGGGAGAAGTGCTACGTCCTCGGGAAGGGGAGCGCCCGCGCCCGGAAGCGCGAAACGCGCCTCGATCACCGGCGATCACCCCCGAGCGACAACCACTGGTCGCGCCTGACACGCATCACGCACAACCTTGCTGGACAGGCTTCGCCGGTAAGCGAAGACCCCCCTGCCCAAGAGCCGGCGCCACTGCCGCCGGCTCTACTCGGTGGGGACCCTTGACTCCCGTCGACCCAACCGGCTGTCGGGGTACGGGAATGGACCGAGCGTCGCCGATCGTGGTGCATTCTCGCCGCCCGCACAAGGGGGTTCGTTACTCACTAGTAACGGCCGGATAACCGAACAACGACCCTCGGGTCTCGGGTGGCAACGCTGGGTGGATCCTGGGGGATGGACAAAGCCGTTGATCGTTGGACAGATTCCGACAGATCAACGGCTCCGACTTACTCGCAGTAACAGCGGCCGCGATTACCAAGATTTGGTAAAGCGCGGCCGCACTGGTCCCCTGTCGGCGAATCTTTCACTCGGGCATCACATGCCCCGGCGTTTAGCGACTGGTCAGAACAGGGCCCTCGCCCCGGTCAGAACAGGGCGCGCGCCAGCGCCCTGCGCGCCGCGACGACTCGCGGATCCTCGGCGCCGACCACCTCGAAGAGTTCGAGCAGCCGCACCCGTACGCCCTCCCGCTCCTCGCCCGCCGTGCGCTGCACGGTGTCGATGAGCCGTCCGAACGCGTCCTCGACATGACCGCCCACCAGATCCAGGTCGGCGGCGGCGACCTGCGCCCGCACATCACCCGGCTTGTCGGCGGCGTCCTTGCGCACCTGCGCCGGGTCGAGCCCCTGCACCCGCTGGAGCAACTCGGCCTGGGCGAGGCCGAGTTTGGCCTCCATGTTGCCCGGGTCGTCGCTCAGCACGTTCTTGTACGCCTGTACGGCACCGCCCAAGTCGCCCGCGTCCAGGGCCTGTACGGCGGCTTCCAGCAGGGCGTCGTACGGCCCCGCCGGTACCGCGGGAGCCTGCTGCTGTTCGGCGGCGCCGGGGTCGGCCTCGGGGTCGACGGCCAGGCCGGTGAGGCCGAACCGCTGCTCGGCGACCTGCACGAGCTGGTCGAGCGTCTGCCTGATCTGCGCCTCGCCGGCGGCCCCCTGGAAGAGCGGCAGCGCCTGTCCCGCCACCACGGCGAAGACGGCGGGAATCCCCTGGATCCCGAACTGCTGCATCAGCATCTGATTGGCGTCGACGTCGATCTTGGCAAGGACGAAGCGCCCGTTGTACTCGACGGCCAGCCGCTCCAGGACCGGGCTCAGCTGCTTGCAGGGCTCACACCACTCGGCCCAGAAGTCGATGACGACCGGTACCTCGGTGGACCGCTGGAGGACATCGCGCTCGAATCCGGCCTCGTCGACATCGATGACGAGGTCGGCCGGGGAGACGGCTCCTCCCCCGCCGCCCTGCCGGGCCGCTTCGGCGCGCGCCTGCTCCGCCTTCGCCTTGGCCTCCTGGGCCGCCTTCACCGCGGCGAGGTCGACGACTCCGCTCATGGACATGTTCCGTGGCTGCATGCGTCTATCCTCCCCCGTTCTCGCGTGTGTGTGAAAAGCGTTGAGAAAGCCGGTCGCACAGTCTTCGTTTCGACGCCGGGTCCCCACCCCACGCCAATGGTTTCGCTACGACCCGTAGCGTAATGGCACCGAGTGCCTCCGCGGTACTCCGCCCCGGTGATCTCCCTCACGGCCTCGGCCTCTGGCCTCACGCCTCACAGGAACCGCCGGTTGTGACTCCTCCCCCTCATGAATGAGGGGGCTTCTCGCTATGCCGGATTGGCGTCGCGACGGACCAGCCCGGCCCGTAGAACGTTCAGGGCGCCCACCGTGTCCGCGTGCGCCCAGTGGCCGCAGGAAACGCAGTGGAACTTCTCCTGGGTGGGCCGGTTCTCCGCTGAGACGTGCCCGCATTCGGGGCAAGTCCGGGAGGTGTTGCGGGGGTCCACGGCGATCACTTCCCGTCCGGCGCTTTCAGCCTTGGCGTGCAGAATCGTCAGGAACACCCCCCATCCGGCATCCGAGATCGAGTGGTTGAGCCCGGCCTTCGCCGCGGCACCATTGGGCAGGAAGCTGCCCGGCTGGTCTGGGTCAGACTTCGACGCGGGGGCCTTGACCATGTTGCGGATCTTGAGGTCTTCGTGCGCGATGAAGTCGTGTTCCCGCACGAGGTCGAGAGCGGCCTTGTGGGCGTGGTCGAGCCGCTGGCGGCGGACTTTGCGGTGCAGCTTGGCGACATGGTCCACGGCCCGCTGGTGGTTGGCGGTGCGCTTGTCGCGGCGCACGCGCGGGAAACGGGACAGGGCCTGCTGCGCGGCTTCGAGCTTCGCGGCGGCCTTGCGACCGTGACGGGGGTTGGCGACGTGCTCACCGCCTGAGGTGGTGAGGAATGAGGCGATGCCCATGTCGATGCCGACCACGCTGTCCGTCGGGGGCAGCGGCTCGGGCTGGGCCTGCTCGGCGGTCAGCACGACGTACCAGCGCTTGCCCTCGCGCTTGACGGACACGGTCTTGACCTTGCCGACCACGGGCCGGTGCTGGTTGACCTTGACGTGGCCGACGCCCTGGAAGCGGACTCGGGTGACCCGATCGTGCGGGGTGGAGTCCCAGCGGCAGCCGTCCCCGTCCTTGGGGAAGTCCACCGTGTCGAACCAGTTGACACCCCGAAAACGCGGATAGCCGGGGGTCTCACTGGCCTTGACCCGACGGAAGAACGCCTGGAACGCCTTCTCCAGCCGGCGCAACGTCGCCTGCTGGGAGGAGAAAGACCAGCGGCCCTGACGCTCCGGGTCGAAGGCGCGGATCTCCTTGAGCTGCGCGGACTGCTGCCCGTACGTGACGCTCGTCTTCGACACGTGCCGGTAGGCGTCCCGGCGTTCCTGCAACGCGCCGTTGTAGAGCGAGCAGTGATCAGCCAGCATCGCGGCGAGCGCAGCGGCCTGGCCCGCGGTGGGCCGCATGAGGAACTTGTACGCACGGATCATCCGGCCCCCCTTTCCACTTCGGCTCGAAGAGCTTAATACACTTGGCGTATGTCACCGCGCTGGGAACCAAACCCCGATGTCCGCACGGGACGTCACGTCACCTACAGCCTTCACGCGCACTTGGTGTTCGTCACGAAGCATCGGCGCGAAGTCTTCGATGACGCCATGCTCAAGCGGTGCGAGGAGATCATGCGTGAGGTGTGCGTCAGCTTCGATGCGCAGTTGCGGGAGTTCAACGGCGAGCAGGACCACGTGCACCTTCTCGTGCACTACCCGCCGAAGGTCGCCCTGTCGAAGCTGATCAACAGCCTCAAGGGAGTCAGCTCCCGCTACCTGCGGGCCGAATACACCGGCCGGATCAACCACATCGGCATGGGCTCCGTATTCTGGTCCCGCTCATACTTCGCGGCGTCCTGCGGCGGGGCTCCACTGACCGTGATCCGCCAGTACATCGAAAGCCAGAAACGGCCCACCTGACCGTCATCCCAGAGGCGACGCGAACGCCGGCGCTTCGCGCCTCCGGGCCGAAGATGCGTTTCCCTCCCCGGCTGAAGCCGGGGTCACCCACGCAAGATCAAGGATGGTCTGGGGATGCAGAGCCCCACTTCCGCCCCACGGGCCACAGGACGCCCGCGCAGCGCCGCCGCGGACACCGCGATCCTCGCGGCCACGCGGGAGGCCCTGGTGGAGCTGGGCTGGTCGAAGCTCACCTTAGGAGACGTGGCGGCGCGGGCGGGGGTTGCGAAGACGACGCTCTATCGCCGCTGGGCCGGCAAGAACGAACTCGTGGTCGACGCGGTCGCCGAGCTCTTCGACGAACTCGAACTCCCCGACCGCGGCAGCCTCGCCGCCGATATCGAGGGTGTGGTGCTGCAGTTCGCGGCGATCCTGGCGCGGCCGGAGGCGCAGAGCGGTCTCATGGCTGTGATCTCGGAGTCGACACGGGACGACGCGCTGCGCGGGCGCATCCGCGAGTCGATCGTCGAACGGCAGAAGCGGCTGGTCCTGGAGGGCCGCTCCCGCGCCCAGTCCCGCGGCGAACTCCCCCCGGAGACCGACCCACTCGATGCCGCCCGAACCGTGGACCTCATCTTCGACATCGTCGCCGGCTCGGTGGTCCACCGCTGCCTGGTGAGCTCGGAGCCGGCCGACGCGGCATGGGTGCGCAGCCTGACGCGCGTGCTGCTGCTGGGACTTCCGGGGGCCGCGGACGCGGACGGGTCCGTGTAGCCGAAACGCAGTAGTCAAAACGTA contains:
- a CDS encoding TetR/AcrR family transcriptional regulator, with product MQSPTSAPRATGRPRSAAADTAILAATREALVELGWSKLTLGDVAARAGVAKTTLYRRWAGKNELVVDAVAELFDELELPDRGSLAADIEGVVLQFAAILARPEAQSGLMAVISESTRDDALRGRIRESIVERQKRLVLEGRSRAQSRGELPPETDPLDAARTVDLIFDIVAGSVVHRCLVSSEPADAAWVRSLTRVLLLGLPGAADADGSV